ATGCCCTCGCGGCCTTTGCTCCAGACGTTGTGGTCACCCAGCACGGCTGCGACGCGCACGCGGCGGACCCGCTGGCGGGTTTGCGGGTGGGCGTGCCGGCACTGCGGCGCGCCGCTATCATGGCGCACGAATGGGCGCACCGGTTCAGCGCGGGCAGGTGGATCGCGCTGGGCGGGGGAGGCTACGAGGTGTCGTGGGTCGTGCCGCTGTCCTGGACGCACCTGGTTGCGGTGGCGGCGCACCAACCCCTGGACACGGACCAGCCGACCCCGCAGCGGTGGCTCGATACGGCGGCTTCTTTGGGGGTCCGCGATGCGCCCGCGAATCTGGGATGGGCGGACGGCGGCGACACCTGGCGGCCCTGGCTGGGCGGATTCGACCCCGAGAGCGCCACAGACCGGGCGATCCGTGCCACGCGCGCGCTGGCGCTCGCGGAGATGGGCGTCGACGTCAGCTACGGGTAGGCGCGCGAGGCCGCCCGTGCAATGGCGAGTACGTGCGTTATGTCAAAGAAATCACAGTGGCACCTTCAGTTTCCTCAGTCACGTGTTTGGCTCTACTATTGGCAATAGTGCCGCAAGAGATGTGCGGCAAGCCGTTGCCCCAGGAGTGAAACCGATGCCCAGCGACACGCCCGCCGCCGCGTTCCTCACCGTAGCCGAGGTGGCCGAACGCATGCGCGTGTCAAAGATGACGGTGTACCGGTTGGTGCATTCTGGAGAGCTGCCGGCCGTCCGCGTCGGCAAGTCCTTTCGCGTGCCGCAGCAAGCGCTCAACGAGTACCTGAATTCGGCCTTCTACGACGTCGATCGCGCGACTTCGTAACCCTACGTTTTTCATCCCAGCCCGAAACCAGGTAGGCTGAAAGACGGACTTTGCTGCCAGGCACCCGCCCACGGTAGTTGACCAGTTTCCATCAGTGGCACAAGGAGTGAGCCCATGGGTTCCGTAATCAAGAAGCGTCGCAAGCGCATGGCGAAGAAGAAGCACCGCAAGTTGCTGCGGAAGACTCGTCACCAGCGCCGCAACAAGAAGTGAGCGCCTCAGGGGCCCGGCTGTCGCCGGGCCCCTGAACTTTTTCGGGGCGGCGGGCCCGCCGTCACCGGCCGCTCTCACCGCCGTTCGTCACTGGCTCCTCGCACCGCCGCGGCCGTCCGCTCGCACCTTCGCACCGCGGTGTTGCAGCGCCAAGCCGATCCCCGTGGTTGCGAGGATGAGGGCGAGCACTAACAAGGCAGCGATCGTTGGGGTCACCTCACCGACGGTAGGCCCGCGGCATCTGGCGGCCAAGGGGCGGGCCACCATTCAGACACCCTAGCGGCGCGTGCATCTCGCTGGTCGAGCCGATGGCAGTGCGCGCCGGTGTGGGGCGGCAGGGTCAGCGACGGAGCCCTCGTCGGCGCAAAATCGTGCGAACGGTCACGATCGCCGCCCAGAGCGCGCCGGCCGCGGATGCGGTCTTGACGGTTCTGCGGTTGACGAGCCTGCGTGAGCGGAAGTCGCGAATCGGCCACCCCACCGTCTTGGCGTGCCGCCGCAGGCGTGGGTCGGGGTTGATGGCGCAAGCGTGGCCGACCGCGCAGAGCAGCGGCAGATCGTTCATGGAATCGCCGTACGCGTAGGAATCGCCGAGTGAAATGTCGCGGTCGGCGGCCAGCGCCTCGACGCCGAGTGCCTTCGCCTCGCCATGCATCATGTCGCCGACCAGCCGCCCGGTGTACTTGCCGTCCTTGTGTTCGGCAATCGTTCCCAGGGCCCCGGTTGCGCCGAGCCTGCGCGCGATCAATTCGCCGATTTCGATGGGCGTGGCGCTGACGAGCCACACCTCGTGGCCGCGGGCCAGGTGGTCGTTGATGAGCTTCAGCGCGCCGGGGTAGATGCGCAGCGCCAGGACTTCGTCGTAGACCTCTTCGCCGATGGCGACGACCTCGGCCACCAGGTGCCCCTTCATGATTTCGAGGGCCTCGGCGCGCACCTGCGCGATTTGCTTCTTGTTTTCCCCGAATGTGAGGTAGCGGGCCTGGTGGATCGCGAATCGAAGCAGGTCCCGCTTGCGGAAGAATCCGCGGTCCAGGAGCGCGCGTGCGAGGTGAAAGGAGCTAGCACCCCGGATCACGGTATTGTCCACGTCAAAGAACGCGGCGGTCACCGGCGTCGAAGCTGTCGTGGGGCTCATCCACCCCACTCTATCGCGGAAGGGTCACCCTACCCATGGATACTCCAGTTGAACTCATCGTGACACAGGGGTGTTCGCTGTGTGGTCCCGCGGCGGCGGTTGTGGAAAAGGTCTGTGCCGAGATGGCGGTTGCTTGGCGGGTCATCGACATCGCCTTCGGGCGCGCCGTGACGCATGGTGACGACGGCGAGCATTCCCAGTGGCTCGCCGAAGGCGAACTCCACGAACTGCGGCAACGCTGGGCGCACAGCGTCCCGGTCGTGATCGTCGACGGCGCGGTGCAGGGGATTTTTACGATCGATGTCGACCGCCTGCGGGCGG
This is a stretch of genomic DNA from Rarobacter incanus. It encodes these proteins:
- a CDS encoding helix-turn-helix domain-containing protein, which translates into the protein MPSDTPAAAFLTVAEVAERMRVSKMTVYRLVHSGELPAVRVGKSFRVPQQALNEYLNSAFYDVDRATS
- a CDS encoding 30S ribosomal protein bS22 is translated as MGSVIKKRRKRMAKKKHRKLLRKTRHQRRNKK
- a CDS encoding HAD family hydrolase is translated as MSPTTASTPVTAAFFDVDNTVIRGASSFHLARALLDRGFFRKRDLLRFAIHQARYLTFGENKKQIAQVRAEALEIMKGHLVAEVVAIGEEVYDEVLALRIYPGALKLINDHLARGHEVWLVSATPIEIGELIARRLGATGALGTIAEHKDGKYTGRLVGDMMHGEAKALGVEALAADRDISLGDSYAYGDSMNDLPLLCAVGHACAINPDPRLRRHAKTVGWPIRDFRSRRLVNRRTVKTASAAGALWAAIVTVRTILRRRGLRR
- a CDS encoding glutaredoxin family protein, with the translated sequence MDTPVELIVTQGCSLCGPAAAVVEKVCAEMAVAWRVIDIAFGRAVTHGDDGEHSQWLAEGELHELRQRWAHSVPVVIVDGAVQGIFTIDVDRLRAALGGGGRRLRA